A window from Festucalex cinctus isolate MCC-2025b chromosome 4, RoL_Fcin_1.0, whole genome shotgun sequence encodes these proteins:
- the isl2b gene encoding insulin gene enhancer protein isl-2b isoform X2, translating into MVDIIFSSSFLGDMGDHSKKKPGFAMCVGCGSQIHDQYILRVSPDLEWHAACLKCAECSQYLDESCTCFVRDGKTYCKRDYVRLFGIKCAKCNLGFSSSDLVMRARDNVYHIECFRCSVCSRQLLPGDEFSLRDDELLCRADHSLLLDRSSAGSPVSPGHNMHSNRAMHLAEPVTVRQAPHRNHVHKQSEKTTRVRTVLNEKQLHTLRTCYNANPRPDALMKEQLVEMTGLSPRVIRVWFQNKRCKDKKKSLLIKHLQQQQHSDKTNLQGLTGTPLVAGSPIRHESTVQGNPVEVQTYQPPWKALSEFALQSDLDQPAFQQLVSFSESGSLGNSSGSDVTSLSSQLPDTPNSMVPSPVET; encoded by the exons ATGGTGGATATTATTTTCAGCTCTTCTTTCTTGGGTGATATGGGGGATCATTCCAAAA AGAAGCCAGGATTCGCCATGTGTGTGGGATGCGGAAGCCAGATCCATGACCAGTACATCCTGAGAGTCTCCCCGGACCTCGAGTGGCACGCAGCCTGCCTCAAGTGCGCCGAATGCAGCCAGTACCTGGACGAGAGCTGCACTTGCTTCGTGCGGGACGGCAAGACCTACTGCAAGAGAGACTACGTCAG GTTGTTCGGCATCAAGTGCGCCAAGTGCAACCTGGGCTTCAGCAGCAGCGACCTGGTGATGAGGGCCCGCGACAACGTTTACCACATCGAGTGCTTCCGATGCTCGGTGTGCAGCCGCCAGCTGCTGCCCGGCGACGAGTTCTCTCTGCGGGACGACGAGCTCCTGTGCCGGGCCGACCACAGCCTGCTGCTGGACAGAAGCTCCGCCGGAAGCCCCGTCAGCCCCGGACACAACATGCACTCTAACAGAGCCATGCACCTGGCAG AGCCGGTGACGGTGCGGCAGGCCCCGCATCGCAACCACGTGCACAAGCAGTCGGAGAAGACGACGCGGGTGCGGACGGTGCTGAACGAGAAGCAGCTGCACACGCTGCGGACGTGCTACAACGCCAACCCGCGGCCCGACGCGCTCATGAAGGAGCAGCTGGTGGAGATGACCGGCCTGAGCCCCAGGGTCATCCGCGTGTGGTTCCAGAACAAGCGCTGCAAGGACAAGAAGAAGTCGCTGCTCATCAAGCacctccagcagcagcagcacagtgATAAGACT AACCTGCAGGGCCTGACGGGAACGCCCCTGGTGGCCGGCAGTCCCATCCGGCACGAGAGCACGGTGCAGGGAAACCCCGTGGAGGTCCAGACGTACCAGCCGCCTTGGAAGGCCCTCAGCGAGTTCGCCCTGCAGAGCGACCTCGACCAGCCTGCCTTCCAACAACtg GTGTCTTTCTCCGAGTCAGGCTCTCTGGGCAACTCGTCAGGAAGTGACGTCACATCCTTATCTTCGCAGTTACCGGATACCCCCAACAGTATGGTACCGAGCCCGGTGGAAACGTGA
- the isl2b gene encoding insulin gene enhancer protein isl-2b isoform X1, with translation MVDIIFSSSFLGDMGDHSKKKPGFAMCVGCGSQIHDQYILRVSPDLEWHAACLKCAECSQYLDESCTCFVRDGKTYCKRDYVRLFGIKCAKCNLGFSSSDLVMRARDNVYHIECFRCSVCSRQLLPGDEFSLRDDELLCRADHSLLLDRSSAGSPVSPGHNMHSNRAMHLAEPVTVRQAPHRNHVHKQSEKTTRVRTVLNEKQLHTLRTCYNANPRPDALMKEQLVEMTGLSPRVIRVWFQNKRCKDKKKSLLIKHLQQQQHSDKTVSIFNLQGLTGTPLVAGSPIRHESTVQGNPVEVQTYQPPWKALSEFALQSDLDQPAFQQLVSFSESGSLGNSSGSDVTSLSSQLPDTPNSMVPSPVET, from the exons ATGGTGGATATTATTTTCAGCTCTTCTTTCTTGGGTGATATGGGGGATCATTCCAAAA AGAAGCCAGGATTCGCCATGTGTGTGGGATGCGGAAGCCAGATCCATGACCAGTACATCCTGAGAGTCTCCCCGGACCTCGAGTGGCACGCAGCCTGCCTCAAGTGCGCCGAATGCAGCCAGTACCTGGACGAGAGCTGCACTTGCTTCGTGCGGGACGGCAAGACCTACTGCAAGAGAGACTACGTCAG GTTGTTCGGCATCAAGTGCGCCAAGTGCAACCTGGGCTTCAGCAGCAGCGACCTGGTGATGAGGGCCCGCGACAACGTTTACCACATCGAGTGCTTCCGATGCTCGGTGTGCAGCCGCCAGCTGCTGCCCGGCGACGAGTTCTCTCTGCGGGACGACGAGCTCCTGTGCCGGGCCGACCACAGCCTGCTGCTGGACAGAAGCTCCGCCGGAAGCCCCGTCAGCCCCGGACACAACATGCACTCTAACAGAGCCATGCACCTGGCAG AGCCGGTGACGGTGCGGCAGGCCCCGCATCGCAACCACGTGCACAAGCAGTCGGAGAAGACGACGCGGGTGCGGACGGTGCTGAACGAGAAGCAGCTGCACACGCTGCGGACGTGCTACAACGCCAACCCGCGGCCCGACGCGCTCATGAAGGAGCAGCTGGTGGAGATGACCGGCCTGAGCCCCAGGGTCATCCGCGTGTGGTTCCAGAACAAGCGCTGCAAGGACAAGAAGAAGTCGCTGCTCATCAAGCacctccagcagcagcagcacagtgATAAGACTGTAAGCATCTTC AACCTGCAGGGCCTGACGGGAACGCCCCTGGTGGCCGGCAGTCCCATCCGGCACGAGAGCACGGTGCAGGGAAACCCCGTGGAGGTCCAGACGTACCAGCCGCCTTGGAAGGCCCTCAGCGAGTTCGCCCTGCAGAGCGACCTCGACCAGCCTGCCTTCCAACAACtg GTGTCTTTCTCCGAGTCAGGCTCTCTGGGCAACTCGTCAGGAAGTGACGTCACATCCTTATCTTCGCAGTTACCGGATACCCCCAACAGTATGGTACCGAGCCCGGTGGAAACGTGA